The following coding sequences are from one Arachis hypogaea cultivar Tifrunner chromosome 7, arahy.Tifrunner.gnm2.J5K5, whole genome shotgun sequence window:
- the LOC112703563 gene encoding probable LRR receptor-like serine/threonine-protein kinase At1g07650 isoform X4, translated as MKMMITTSSKLFFFSSFLALCFMLCPTEAASRLPDTEVEALKQITKTLDWDLKNIDPCSVGGIISNPVRSTSEIINVSCDCSIANDNFCHIITIILSAQNLQGKLPPELVKLPYLQEINLTRNYLSGTIPREWGTMNLTKIALVANGLSGEIPKELANITTLKTLSLEFNNFYGNLSVLGSLPHLEILDLTSNNFTGELPETFSNLITLKELRLGDNQFSGKIPNFIQKWTGLENLRISDLNGPQSKFPPLDNMTNLGVLILRSCNINDTIPNYLGNFKNLKTLDLSYNKLGGEIPESLTSLSSIKYIYLTGNILSGQVPADWTAPIDLSYNNFTNSPQTVTCQTSNMNLFASFAKGNNTGPLSCGQSKEKCPKYYYSFHINCGGDSNVQKGRIIYESDSYKGVPFKKSRAESSNWAISTTGVDFMDNVHQYDLIQENETKLDIVDDADLYTKARGSPISLTYYGFCLANGNYTVNLHFAEIVFINGTTYKSLGRRIFDVYIQGERVLKDFNIAKEAKGIGKANIQNLSAYVSNNELEIRLYWAGKGTTGVPYRSQYGPLISAISVTSDSLPKHNHISTRLMAGIVAPTVIVIILIICLLWWKGCLRKKTSLEKELRNLDLQTGLFSLHQIKAATNNFNISNKIGEGGFGPVYKGILPNGTIIAVKQLSSKSKQGNREFINEIAMISALQHPCLVKLYGCCVEGDQLLLIYEYMENNSLAYALFGNKENQLKLNWPTRQKICVGIARGLAFLHEESRLKIVHRDIKATNVLLDKNLNPKISDFGLAKLHEEDATHISTRIAGTYGYMAPEYAMNGYLTDKADVYSFGIVVLELVSGKANTIHRSKEEVLYLLDWAHLLKEKGMLMELVDRRLGSDFNEEEVMVMIQVALLCTNATANLRPSMSSVLSMLEGKIIVPEFVSDQSELMDEMKLEAMRQYYYQKEENKINEANNNVSHNVVEEQWIASSSSDLYPMHIDSSSYYWEQRN; from the exons ATGAAGATGATGATCACTACTTCCTCTaaacttttcttcttttcatcaTTCCTTGCACTTTGCTTCATGCTATGTCCTACAGAAGCTGCTTCTCGGCTGCCAGACACAGAAG TGGAAGCTCTGAAGCAAATAACAAAAACGCTCGATTGGGACTTGAAGAACATAGATCCATGCAGTGTGGGGGGGATTATTTCAAACCCAGTTCGCTCAACATCAGAAATAATTAATGTTTCATGTGATTGCTCCATTGCTAATGACAACTTCTGCCATATCATTACCAT AATACTGAGTGCACAAAATCTTCAAGGAAAGCTCCCTCCAGAACTTGTCAAGCTGCCATACCTTCAAGAGAT TAACCTTACCCGCAATTACCTTAGCGGTACGATTCCTAGAGAATGGGGTACAATGAACCTTACCAAAAT TGCACTTGTTGCAAATGGACTGAGTGGTGAAATCCCTAAGGAGCTAGCAAACATCACCACTCTCAAAACTTT GTCCCTAGAGTTCAATAATTTCTATGGGAATCTTTCAGTTCTTGGATCTCTTCCACACCTTGAAATACT GGATCTTACCTCTAATAATTTCACTGGAGAACTGCCTGAAACATTTTCAAATCTAATCACATTAAAGGAACT CCGTCTTGGTGATAATCAATTCTCAGGAAAAATACCTAATTTCATACAAAAATGGACAGGACTTGAAAATCT GAGGATTAGTGACCTGAATGGACCTCAGTCTAAATTCCCACCTCTCGATAATATGACAAACTTGGGAGTATT gATATTAAGGAGTTGCAACATTAATGACACAATCCCTAATTATCttggaaattttaaaaatttgaaaacatt AGACCTCAGCTATAACAAATTAGGAGGAGAAATTCCAGAGTCTCTTACATCGCTATCAAGTATAAAGTACAT ATATTTAACTGGAAACATTCTCAGTGGACAAGTGCCCGCCGATTGGACTGCACCCAT AGATCTTTCATATAACAACTTCACCAACTCCCCACAAACAGTGACATGTCAAACGTCAAACAT GAACTTGTTTGCGAGTTTTGCAAAAGGCAACAACAC AGGACCTCTTTCTTGTGGGCAAAGCAAAGAAAAATGCCCAAAAT ACTATTATTCCTTCCATATAAATTGTGGTGGAGATAGTAATGTACAGAAAGGAAGGATAATATATGAGAGTGATTCATATAAGGGAGTGCCATTTAAGAAAAGTAGAGCTGAATCATCAAATTGGGCAATTAGTACAACTGGTGTTGATTTCATGGATAATGTTCATCAGTACGACCTTATCCAAGAAAATGAAACCAAACTTGACATAGTTGATGATGCTGATCTTTATACAAAGGCACGTGGTTCTCCCATTTCTTTGACTTACTATGGCTTTTGCCTGGCAAATGGAAACTACACCGTCAATCTCCACTTTGCAGAGATCGTTTTTATCAATGGCACCACATATAAGAGCCTAGGAAGGCGTATATTTGATGTATACATTCAG GGAGAGCGTGTTCTAAAGGATTTCAATATTGCAAAAGAAGCAAAAGGAATCGGAAAGGCAAATATTCAAAATTTGAGTGCTTACGTGAGCAACAATGAGTTAGAGATCCGGTTATATTGGGCAGGGAAAGGTACTACTGGTGTTCCATATAGATCACAATATGGCCCTCTTATATCAGCAATTTCTGTCACTTCTG ACTCATTACCTAAGCACAATCACATATCTACAAGGCTAATGGCTGGAATTGTTGCTCCAACAGTCATAGTTATCATCCTAATTATTTGTCTACTTTGGTGGAAAGGTTGTCTAAGAAAGAAAACATCATTAGAAAAAG AGCTAAGAAATTTAGATCTACAAACTGGTCTATTTTCCTTGCATCAAATTAAGGCAGCAACAAACAACTTTAATATCTCCAATAAAATTGGTGAAGGAGGCTTTGGCCCTGTTTATAAG GGTATTTTACCAAATGGCACTATAATAGCAGTCAAACAACTTTCATCTAAATCAAAGCAAGGAAACCGTGAGTTCATCAATGAGATAGCAATGATCTCAGCATTACAACACCCTTGTCTTGTTAAACTTTATGGATGCTGTGTTGAGGGAGATCAATTATTGTTGATATATGAATATATGGAAAACAATAGCCTTGCATATGCATTATTCG GGAACAAAGAGAATCAATTAAAATTGAATTGGCCAACGAGACAGAAGATTTGTGTTGGTATTGCTAGAGGTTTGGCTTTTCTCCATGAGGAATCAAGATTGAAAATTGTTCATAGGGATATTAAGGCAACTAATGTGTTGCTCGACaaaaatttaaatccaaaaatttctgaTTTTGGTTTAGCCAAACTCCATGAAGAGGATGCTACTCACATTAGTACTCGAATAGCTGGGACATA TGGATATATGGCACCTGAATATGCAATGAATGGTTATTTGACTGACAAAGCAGATGTTTATAGTTTTGGAATTGTTGTCCTGGAACTTGTTAGTGGAAAGGCTAATACTATTCATCGATCAAAGGAGGAAGTGTTATATCTTCTTGATTGG GCACATTTGTTGAAAGAGAAAGGCATGCTCATGGAGCTAGTTGATCGAAGGTTAGGTTCAGATTTTAATGAAGAGGAAGTAATGGTGATGATCCAAGTAGCTCTGTTATGCACCAATGCAACTGCAAATCTTAGGCCTTCCATGTCTTCAGTTCTAAGCATGCTTGAAGGCAAAATCATTGTTCCAGAATTCGTTTCAGATCAAAGTGAATTAATGGATGAGATGAAGTTAGAGGCAATGCGACAATATTACtatcaaaaggaagaaaataaaataaatgaggcCAACAATAATGTGTCACATAATGTTGTTGAAGAACAATGGATTGCTTCATCTTCGTCTGACCTCTATCCTATGCACATTGATTCTTCATCATATTATTGGGAGCAAAGAAACTAG
- the LOC112703563 gene encoding probable LRR receptor-like serine/threonine-protein kinase At1g07650 isoform X3, producing the protein MKMMITTSSKLFFFSSFLALCFMLCPTEAASRLPDTEVEALKQITKTLDWDLKNIDPCSVGGIISNPVRSTSEIINVSCDCSIANDNFCHIITIILSAQNLQGKLPPELVKLPYLQEINLTRNYLSGTIPREWGTMNLTKIALVANGLSGEIPKELANITTLKTLSLEFNNFYGNLSVLGSLPHLEILDLTSNNFTGELPETFSNLITLKELRLGDNQFSGKIPNFIQKWTGLENLVIQGSGFTGPIPSEISYLLNLEDLRISDLNGPQSKFPPLDNMTNLGVLILRSCNINDTIPNYLGNFKNLKTLDLSYNKLGGEIPESLTSLSSIKYIYLTGNILSGQVPADWTAPIDLSYNNFTNSPQTVTCQTSNMNLFASFAKGNNTGPLSCGQSKEKCPKYYYSFHINCGGDSNVQKGRIIYESDSYKGVPFKKSRAESSNWAISTTGVDFMDNVHQYDLIQENETKLDIVDDADLYTKARGSPISLTYYGFCLANGNYTVNLHFAEIVFINGTTYKSLGRRIFDVYIQGERVLKDFNIAKEAKGIGKANIQNLSAYVSNNELEIRLYWAGKDSLPKHNHISTRLMAGIVAPTVIVIILIICLLWWKGCLRKKTSLEKELRNLDLQTGLFSLHQIKAATNNFNISNKIGEGGFGPVYKGILPNGTIIAVKQLSSKSKQGNREFINEIAMISALQHPCLVKLYGCCVEGDQLLLIYEYMENNSLAYALFGNKENQLKLNWPTRQKICVGIARGLAFLHEESRLKIVHRDIKATNVLLDKNLNPKISDFGLAKLHEEDATHISTRIAGTYGYMAPEYAMNGYLTDKADVYSFGIVVLELVSGKANTIHRSKEEVLYLLDWAHLLKEKGMLMELVDRRLGSDFNEEEVMVMIQVALLCTNATANLRPSMSSVLSMLEGKIIVPEFVSDQSELMDEMKLEAMRQYYYQKEENKINEANNNVSHNVVEEQWIASSSSDLYPMHIDSSSYYWEQRN; encoded by the exons ATGAAGATGATGATCACTACTTCCTCTaaacttttcttcttttcatcaTTCCTTGCACTTTGCTTCATGCTATGTCCTACAGAAGCTGCTTCTCGGCTGCCAGACACAGAAG TGGAAGCTCTGAAGCAAATAACAAAAACGCTCGATTGGGACTTGAAGAACATAGATCCATGCAGTGTGGGGGGGATTATTTCAAACCCAGTTCGCTCAACATCAGAAATAATTAATGTTTCATGTGATTGCTCCATTGCTAATGACAACTTCTGCCATATCATTACCAT AATACTGAGTGCACAAAATCTTCAAGGAAAGCTCCCTCCAGAACTTGTCAAGCTGCCATACCTTCAAGAGAT TAACCTTACCCGCAATTACCTTAGCGGTACGATTCCTAGAGAATGGGGTACAATGAACCTTACCAAAAT TGCACTTGTTGCAAATGGACTGAGTGGTGAAATCCCTAAGGAGCTAGCAAACATCACCACTCTCAAAACTTT GTCCCTAGAGTTCAATAATTTCTATGGGAATCTTTCAGTTCTTGGATCTCTTCCACACCTTGAAATACT GGATCTTACCTCTAATAATTTCACTGGAGAACTGCCTGAAACATTTTCAAATCTAATCACATTAAAGGAACT CCGTCTTGGTGATAATCAATTCTCAGGAAAAATACCTAATTTCATACAAAAATGGACAGGACTTGAAAATCT AGTAATACAGGGGAGTGGTTTTACTGGGCCAATTCCATCTGAAATTTCATATTTACTTAATTTAGAAGACTT GAGGATTAGTGACCTGAATGGACCTCAGTCTAAATTCCCACCTCTCGATAATATGACAAACTTGGGAGTATT gATATTAAGGAGTTGCAACATTAATGACACAATCCCTAATTATCttggaaattttaaaaatttgaaaacatt AGACCTCAGCTATAACAAATTAGGAGGAGAAATTCCAGAGTCTCTTACATCGCTATCAAGTATAAAGTACAT ATATTTAACTGGAAACATTCTCAGTGGACAAGTGCCCGCCGATTGGACTGCACCCAT AGATCTTTCATATAACAACTTCACCAACTCCCCACAAACAGTGACATGTCAAACGTCAAACAT GAACTTGTTTGCGAGTTTTGCAAAAGGCAACAACAC AGGACCTCTTTCTTGTGGGCAAAGCAAAGAAAAATGCCCAAAAT ACTATTATTCCTTCCATATAAATTGTGGTGGAGATAGTAATGTACAGAAAGGAAGGATAATATATGAGAGTGATTCATATAAGGGAGTGCCATTTAAGAAAAGTAGAGCTGAATCATCAAATTGGGCAATTAGTACAACTGGTGTTGATTTCATGGATAATGTTCATCAGTACGACCTTATCCAAGAAAATGAAACCAAACTTGACATAGTTGATGATGCTGATCTTTATACAAAGGCACGTGGTTCTCCCATTTCTTTGACTTACTATGGCTTTTGCCTGGCAAATGGAAACTACACCGTCAATCTCCACTTTGCAGAGATCGTTTTTATCAATGGCACCACATATAAGAGCCTAGGAAGGCGTATATTTGATGTATACATTCAG GGAGAGCGTGTTCTAAAGGATTTCAATATTGCAAAAGAAGCAAAAGGAATCGGAAAGGCAAATATTCAAAATTTGAGTGCTTACGTGAGCAACAATGAGTTAGAGATCCGGTTATATTGGGCAGGGAAAG ACTCATTACCTAAGCACAATCACATATCTACAAGGCTAATGGCTGGAATTGTTGCTCCAACAGTCATAGTTATCATCCTAATTATTTGTCTACTTTGGTGGAAAGGTTGTCTAAGAAAGAAAACATCATTAGAAAAAG AGCTAAGAAATTTAGATCTACAAACTGGTCTATTTTCCTTGCATCAAATTAAGGCAGCAACAAACAACTTTAATATCTCCAATAAAATTGGTGAAGGAGGCTTTGGCCCTGTTTATAAG GGTATTTTACCAAATGGCACTATAATAGCAGTCAAACAACTTTCATCTAAATCAAAGCAAGGAAACCGTGAGTTCATCAATGAGATAGCAATGATCTCAGCATTACAACACCCTTGTCTTGTTAAACTTTATGGATGCTGTGTTGAGGGAGATCAATTATTGTTGATATATGAATATATGGAAAACAATAGCCTTGCATATGCATTATTCG GGAACAAAGAGAATCAATTAAAATTGAATTGGCCAACGAGACAGAAGATTTGTGTTGGTATTGCTAGAGGTTTGGCTTTTCTCCATGAGGAATCAAGATTGAAAATTGTTCATAGGGATATTAAGGCAACTAATGTGTTGCTCGACaaaaatttaaatccaaaaatttctgaTTTTGGTTTAGCCAAACTCCATGAAGAGGATGCTACTCACATTAGTACTCGAATAGCTGGGACATA TGGATATATGGCACCTGAATATGCAATGAATGGTTATTTGACTGACAAAGCAGATGTTTATAGTTTTGGAATTGTTGTCCTGGAACTTGTTAGTGGAAAGGCTAATACTATTCATCGATCAAAGGAGGAAGTGTTATATCTTCTTGATTGG GCACATTTGTTGAAAGAGAAAGGCATGCTCATGGAGCTAGTTGATCGAAGGTTAGGTTCAGATTTTAATGAAGAGGAAGTAATGGTGATGATCCAAGTAGCTCTGTTATGCACCAATGCAACTGCAAATCTTAGGCCTTCCATGTCTTCAGTTCTAAGCATGCTTGAAGGCAAAATCATTGTTCCAGAATTCGTTTCAGATCAAAGTGAATTAATGGATGAGATGAAGTTAGAGGCAATGCGACAATATTACtatcaaaaggaagaaaataaaataaatgaggcCAACAATAATGTGTCACATAATGTTGTTGAAGAACAATGGATTGCTTCATCTTCGTCTGACCTCTATCCTATGCACATTGATTCTTCATCATATTATTGGGAGCAAAGAAACTAG
- the LOC112703563 gene encoding probable LRR receptor-like serine/threonine-protein kinase At1g07650 isoform X1, giving the protein MKMMITTSSKLFFFSSFLALCFMLCPTEAASRLPDTEVEALKQITKTLDWDLKNIDPCSVGGIISNPVRSTSEIINVSCDCSIANDNFCHIITIILSAQNLQGKLPPELVKLPYLQEINLTRNYLSGTIPREWGTMNLTKIALVANGLSGEIPKELANITTLKTLSLEFNNFYGNLSVLGSLPHLEILDLTSNNFTGELPETFSNLITLKELRLGDNQFSGKIPNFIQKWTGLENLVIQGSGFTGPIPSEISYLLNLEDLRISDLNGPQSKFPPLDNMTNLGVLILRSCNINDTIPNYLGNFKNLKTLDLSYNKLGGEIPESLTSLSSIKYIYLTGNILSGQVPADWTAPIDLSYNNFTNSPQTVTCQTSNMNLFASFAKGNNTGPLSCGQSKEKCPKYYYSFHINCGGDSNVQKGRIIYESDSYKGVPFKKSRAESSNWAISTTGVDFMDNVHQYDLIQENETKLDIVDDADLYTKARGSPISLTYYGFCLANGNYTVNLHFAEIVFINGTTYKSLGRRIFDVYIQGERVLKDFNIAKEAKGIGKANIQNLSAYVSNNELEIRLYWAGKGTTGVPYRSQYGPLISAISVTSDSLPKHNHISTRLMAGIVAPTVIVIILIICLLWWKGCLRKKTSLEKELRNLDLQTGLFSLHQIKAATNNFNISNKIGEGGFGPVYKGILPNGTIIAVKQLSSKSKQGNREFINEIAMISALQHPCLVKLYGCCVEGDQLLLIYEYMENNSLAYALFGNKENQLKLNWPTRQKICVGIARGLAFLHEESRLKIVHRDIKATNVLLDKNLNPKISDFGLAKLHEEDATHISTRIAGTYGYMAPEYAMNGYLTDKADVYSFGIVVLELVSGKANTIHRSKEEVLYLLDWAHLLKEKGMLMELVDRRLGSDFNEEEVMVMIQVALLCTNATANLRPSMSSVLSMLEGKIIVPEFVSDQSELMDEMKLEAMRQYYYQKEENKINEANNNVSHNVVEEQWIASSSSDLYPMHIDSSSYYWEQRN; this is encoded by the exons ATGAAGATGATGATCACTACTTCCTCTaaacttttcttcttttcatcaTTCCTTGCACTTTGCTTCATGCTATGTCCTACAGAAGCTGCTTCTCGGCTGCCAGACACAGAAG TGGAAGCTCTGAAGCAAATAACAAAAACGCTCGATTGGGACTTGAAGAACATAGATCCATGCAGTGTGGGGGGGATTATTTCAAACCCAGTTCGCTCAACATCAGAAATAATTAATGTTTCATGTGATTGCTCCATTGCTAATGACAACTTCTGCCATATCATTACCAT AATACTGAGTGCACAAAATCTTCAAGGAAAGCTCCCTCCAGAACTTGTCAAGCTGCCATACCTTCAAGAGAT TAACCTTACCCGCAATTACCTTAGCGGTACGATTCCTAGAGAATGGGGTACAATGAACCTTACCAAAAT TGCACTTGTTGCAAATGGACTGAGTGGTGAAATCCCTAAGGAGCTAGCAAACATCACCACTCTCAAAACTTT GTCCCTAGAGTTCAATAATTTCTATGGGAATCTTTCAGTTCTTGGATCTCTTCCACACCTTGAAATACT GGATCTTACCTCTAATAATTTCACTGGAGAACTGCCTGAAACATTTTCAAATCTAATCACATTAAAGGAACT CCGTCTTGGTGATAATCAATTCTCAGGAAAAATACCTAATTTCATACAAAAATGGACAGGACTTGAAAATCT AGTAATACAGGGGAGTGGTTTTACTGGGCCAATTCCATCTGAAATTTCATATTTACTTAATTTAGAAGACTT GAGGATTAGTGACCTGAATGGACCTCAGTCTAAATTCCCACCTCTCGATAATATGACAAACTTGGGAGTATT gATATTAAGGAGTTGCAACATTAATGACACAATCCCTAATTATCttggaaattttaaaaatttgaaaacatt AGACCTCAGCTATAACAAATTAGGAGGAGAAATTCCAGAGTCTCTTACATCGCTATCAAGTATAAAGTACAT ATATTTAACTGGAAACATTCTCAGTGGACAAGTGCCCGCCGATTGGACTGCACCCAT AGATCTTTCATATAACAACTTCACCAACTCCCCACAAACAGTGACATGTCAAACGTCAAACAT GAACTTGTTTGCGAGTTTTGCAAAAGGCAACAACAC AGGACCTCTTTCTTGTGGGCAAAGCAAAGAAAAATGCCCAAAAT ACTATTATTCCTTCCATATAAATTGTGGTGGAGATAGTAATGTACAGAAAGGAAGGATAATATATGAGAGTGATTCATATAAGGGAGTGCCATTTAAGAAAAGTAGAGCTGAATCATCAAATTGGGCAATTAGTACAACTGGTGTTGATTTCATGGATAATGTTCATCAGTACGACCTTATCCAAGAAAATGAAACCAAACTTGACATAGTTGATGATGCTGATCTTTATACAAAGGCACGTGGTTCTCCCATTTCTTTGACTTACTATGGCTTTTGCCTGGCAAATGGAAACTACACCGTCAATCTCCACTTTGCAGAGATCGTTTTTATCAATGGCACCACATATAAGAGCCTAGGAAGGCGTATATTTGATGTATACATTCAG GGAGAGCGTGTTCTAAAGGATTTCAATATTGCAAAAGAAGCAAAAGGAATCGGAAAGGCAAATATTCAAAATTTGAGTGCTTACGTGAGCAACAATGAGTTAGAGATCCGGTTATATTGGGCAGGGAAAGGTACTACTGGTGTTCCATATAGATCACAATATGGCCCTCTTATATCAGCAATTTCTGTCACTTCTG ACTCATTACCTAAGCACAATCACATATCTACAAGGCTAATGGCTGGAATTGTTGCTCCAACAGTCATAGTTATCATCCTAATTATTTGTCTACTTTGGTGGAAAGGTTGTCTAAGAAAGAAAACATCATTAGAAAAAG AGCTAAGAAATTTAGATCTACAAACTGGTCTATTTTCCTTGCATCAAATTAAGGCAGCAACAAACAACTTTAATATCTCCAATAAAATTGGTGAAGGAGGCTTTGGCCCTGTTTATAAG GGTATTTTACCAAATGGCACTATAATAGCAGTCAAACAACTTTCATCTAAATCAAAGCAAGGAAACCGTGAGTTCATCAATGAGATAGCAATGATCTCAGCATTACAACACCCTTGTCTTGTTAAACTTTATGGATGCTGTGTTGAGGGAGATCAATTATTGTTGATATATGAATATATGGAAAACAATAGCCTTGCATATGCATTATTCG GGAACAAAGAGAATCAATTAAAATTGAATTGGCCAACGAGACAGAAGATTTGTGTTGGTATTGCTAGAGGTTTGGCTTTTCTCCATGAGGAATCAAGATTGAAAATTGTTCATAGGGATATTAAGGCAACTAATGTGTTGCTCGACaaaaatttaaatccaaaaatttctgaTTTTGGTTTAGCCAAACTCCATGAAGAGGATGCTACTCACATTAGTACTCGAATAGCTGGGACATA TGGATATATGGCACCTGAATATGCAATGAATGGTTATTTGACTGACAAAGCAGATGTTTATAGTTTTGGAATTGTTGTCCTGGAACTTGTTAGTGGAAAGGCTAATACTATTCATCGATCAAAGGAGGAAGTGTTATATCTTCTTGATTGG GCACATTTGTTGAAAGAGAAAGGCATGCTCATGGAGCTAGTTGATCGAAGGTTAGGTTCAGATTTTAATGAAGAGGAAGTAATGGTGATGATCCAAGTAGCTCTGTTATGCACCAATGCAACTGCAAATCTTAGGCCTTCCATGTCTTCAGTTCTAAGCATGCTTGAAGGCAAAATCATTGTTCCAGAATTCGTTTCAGATCAAAGTGAATTAATGGATGAGATGAAGTTAGAGGCAATGCGACAATATTACtatcaaaaggaagaaaataaaataaatgaggcCAACAATAATGTGTCACATAATGTTGTTGAAGAACAATGGATTGCTTCATCTTCGTCTGACCTCTATCCTATGCACATTGATTCTTCATCATATTATTGGGAGCAAAGAAACTAG